In Camarhynchus parvulus chromosome Z, STF_HiC, whole genome shotgun sequence, a genomic segment contains:
- the TXNL1 gene encoding thioredoxin-like protein 1, whose protein sequence is MAGVKVIANDTEFQPELSAAGSRLAVVKFTMRGCGPCLRIAPAFNALSNKYPQATFLEVDVHQCQGTAATNNISATPTFLFFRNKVRIDQYQGADAVGLEDKIKQHLENDPGNSEDTDIPKGYMDLLPFINKAGCECLNESDEHGFENCLRKDSSYLESDCDEQLLITVAFSQPVKLYSMKLQGPDNGQGPKSIKIFINLPRSMDFEEAERSEPTQALQLGPEDIREDGIVQLRYVKFQNVNSVTLFVQSNHGDEETTRITYFTFIGTPVQATNMNDFKRVVGKKGESH, encoded by the exons ATGGCGGGCGTGAAGGTGATCGCCAACGACACCGAGTTCCAGCCCGAGCTGAGCGCCGCCGGCTCCCGCCTGGCCGTGGTGAAGTTCACCATGAGGGG GTGCGGCCCTTGCCTGCGGATCGCGCCCGCCTTCAATGCCCTGAGCAACAAATACCCACAGGCCACGTTCCTGGAGGTGGACGTGCACCAGTGCCAG ggcacGGCTGCCACCAACAACATCTCAGCAACGCCCACGTTCCTGTTCTTCCGGAACAAGGTGCGCATCGACCAGTACCAGGGAGCAGATGCCGTGGGCTTGGAGGACAAAATCAAACAGCACCTGGAGAACGATCCTGGCAACAGCGAAGACACAGACATCCCCAAGGGATAT ATGGATCTGCTGCCCTTCATCAACAAGGCTGGCTGCGAGTGCCTCAACGAGAGCGACGAGCACGGCTTCGAGAACTGCCTGCGCAAGGACTCCTCCTACCTGGAGTCCGACTGCGACGAGCAG CTGCTCATCACTGTTGCTTTTAGTCAGCCTGTCAAGCTTTACTCTATGAAACTGCAGGGGCCAGACAATG ggcagggccccAAGTCCATCAAGATTTTCATCAACCTGCCGCGCTCCATGGACTTTGAGGAGGCGGAGCGCAGCGAGCCCACGcaggccctgcagctgggcCCCGAGGACATCAGGGAGGATGGCATCGTGCAGCTGCGCTACGTCAAGTTCCAGAATGTCAACAGTGTCACT ttGTTTGTGCAGTCCAATCATGGTGACGAGGAGACAACGAGAATCACATATTTCACGTTTATTGGCACTCCAGTGCAGGCCACCAACATGAACGACTTCAAACGA GTAGTGGGCAAGAAGGGAGAGAGCCACTAG